In the Phaeobacter gallaeciensis genome, one interval contains:
- a CDS encoding TRAP transporter small permease produces the protein MAGQSAATIAKTGNNPFLRAVAGLSTLAGWCAAAMIMAAVAITCQMIVIRFVLNGSTVWQTEAVIYLVISATLIGLPYVQRLRGHVNVDLIPISLPPRARFGLAVLTSLLSISIMAIMLWYGFEYWHFAWDRGWRSDTVWGVRLWIPYLAIPVGFALFLLQLIADFVALLTGADKPFGLDL, from the coding sequence ATGGCAGGACAAAGTGCGGCCACGATCGCAAAAACCGGGAACAATCCGTTCCTGCGGGCCGTTGCGGGCCTGTCCACACTTGCCGGCTGGTGCGCGGCTGCCATGATCATGGCAGCGGTTGCGATTACCTGCCAGATGATCGTGATCCGGTTTGTGCTGAACGGATCCACTGTCTGGCAGACCGAGGCGGTGATCTATCTGGTCATCTCGGCAACCCTGATCGGCCTACCCTATGTGCAGCGGCTGCGCGGCCATGTGAACGTCGATCTGATCCCGATTTCGTTGCCGCCGCGCGCGCGGTTTGGACTGGCGGTTCTGACCTCACTCCTGTCGATCAGCATCATGGCGATAATGCTGTGGTACGGGTTCGAGTACTGGCATTTCGCCTGGGATCGCGGCTGGCGCTCGGACACCGTATGGGGCGTGCGCCTGTGGATCCCCTATCTGGCCATTCCCGTCGGGTTTGCCTTGTTCCTGCTGCAACTGATTGCTGACTTCGTGGCGCTTCTGACCGGCGCCGACAAACCCTTTGGCCTGGATCTCTGA
- a CDS encoding TRAP transporter large permease, translating to MDPLVLGGIVALSTILVLFSGVSVALGLLIVSAGFLMIFDGMRSLELMPEILFGKLDNFALLSIPMFIIMGSSIASTRAGADLYEALERWLTRIPGGLVISNLGACALFAAMSGSSPATCAAIGKMGIPEMRKRGYPEGVAAGSIAAGGTLGILIPPSVTMIVYGIATETSIGRLFLAGVIPGLMLVGLFMAWSLYSTWRSGDTERLGSGSYTWAERFEILPRVVPFLLIILGVLYAMYGGIATPSETAAVGALLCLLIAMVIYKLWNPRDLWVVLRDSTKESVMILFIIAAAGVFSYMLSSLFITQSIAEWIGTLDVNRWVLMGAVNVFLLIAGFFLPPVAVILMAAPILLPIITTAGFDPIWFAVVLTINMEIGLISPPVGLNLYVINGIAPDISLKTILTGSLPFVACMVLAIVLLCLFPGLATWLPNLVMGGAM from the coding sequence ATGGACCCACTTGTTCTTGGGGGCATTGTTGCCCTTTCCACAATCCTCGTGCTGTTTTCCGGCGTCTCGGTCGCCCTGGGGCTGCTAATCGTTTCGGCCGGTTTCTTGATGATCTTTGACGGGATGCGCAGCCTTGAGCTGATGCCGGAAATCCTGTTCGGGAAACTGGATAATTTCGCCCTGTTGTCGATCCCGATGTTCATCATCATGGGGTCCTCCATCGCCTCGACCCGGGCTGGAGCGGATCTTTATGAGGCGCTGGAACGCTGGCTGACCCGCATTCCCGGCGGGCTGGTGATTTCGAACCTTGGTGCCTGCGCGCTGTTTGCTGCCATGTCGGGATCCTCGCCTGCGACCTGCGCCGCCATCGGCAAGATGGGCATCCCCGAGATGCGCAAACGCGGCTACCCCGAAGGCGTGGCCGCAGGCTCCATCGCGGCGGGCGGCACTCTTGGCATCCTGATCCCGCCCTCGGTCACCATGATCGTCTATGGCATTGCCACCGAAACCTCGATCGGGCGGCTGTTCCTGGCCGGTGTCATTCCAGGTCTCATGCTGGTGGGTCTGTTCATGGCCTGGTCGCTCTATTCAACCTGGCGCTCGGGCGACACCGAGCGTCTTGGCTCGGGCAGCTATACCTGGGCCGAACGGTTCGAGATCCTGCCCCGCGTGGTGCCCTTCCTGCTGATCATCCTTGGCGTTCTATATGCCATGTATGGCGGCATCGCGACGCCTTCGGAAACCGCCGCCGTCGGAGCGCTGTTGTGCCTGCTGATAGCGATGGTGATCTACAAGCTGTGGAACCCGCGCGATTTGTGGGTGGTGCTGCGCGACAGCACCAAGGAATCGGTGATGATCCTCTTCATCATCGCCGCCGCCGGGGTGTTCTCCTACATGCTCAGCTCGCTCTTCATCACCCAGTCGATTGCCGAATGGATCGGTACGCTGGATGTGAACCGCTGGGTGCTGATGGGGGCGGTCAACGTCTTCCTGCTGATCGCGGGATTCTTCCTGCCGCCCGTCGCGGTGATCCTGATGGCGGCACCGATCCTGCTGCCGATCATCACCACCGCAGGTTTCGACCCGATCTGGTTTGCCGTGGTGCTGACCATCAACATGGAGATCGGGCTGATCTCTCCGCCGGTGGGTCTGAACCTTTACGTCATCAACGGCATCGCGCCGGACATTTCGCTGAAGACCATCCTCACCGGCTCGCTGCCCTTCGTGGCCTGCATGGTGCTGGCCATCGTACTTCTGTGCCTGTTCCCCGGTCTGGCGACGTGGCTGCCCAACCTTGTGATGGGAGGTGCAATGTGA
- the dctP gene encoding TRAP transporter substrate-binding protein DctP: protein MKTMLKAAVAAAALLSSAALANATELRLSHQWSNKDIRHKVAQIVADEVAAADVDLDIKIFGSKSLFKPREQYKPLSRGQLDMTVLPLSYAGGQQPAYNLTLMPGLVKNHDHAARLSNSPFMEALEAKMADDDVMVLVHGYLAGGFAGKDKCITKPSDIEGLQTRAAGKAFEQMLAGAGASIASMASSEIYNAMQTGVLQAANTSSSSFVSYRIYEQVSCYTPAGDVALWFMYQPLLMNKSTFEGLSEAQQNALLAAAEKAEAYYLEEAKKQDAASAKVFADAGVEIAQMSADDFDAWRKLAMETSYKKFVDEVSDGQALLDLALAVE, encoded by the coding sequence ATGAAAACCATGCTGAAAGCTGCGGTCGCTGCCGCGGCGCTCTTGTCGTCGGCCGCGCTGGCCAATGCCACCGAACTGCGCCTGTCGCACCAGTGGTCGAACAAGGACATCCGCCACAAGGTCGCGCAGATCGTCGCCGATGAGGTGGCCGCCGCCGATGTCGATCTGGACATCAAGATCTTCGGCTCCAAATCGCTGTTCAAACCGCGCGAGCAGTATAAACCGCTCAGCCGCGGCCAGCTGGACATGACCGTTCTACCGCTCAGCTATGCTGGCGGCCAGCAGCCCGCCTATAACCTGACGCTGATGCCCGGCCTGGTGAAGAACCACGACCACGCCGCGCGGCTCAGCAACTCGCCCTTCATGGAAGCGCTTGAGGCCAAGATGGCCGACGACGACGTGATGGTTCTGGTGCACGGCTATCTGGCCGGCGGTTTCGCAGGCAAGGACAAGTGCATCACCAAACCCTCCGACATCGAAGGACTGCAGACCCGCGCGGCCGGCAAAGCCTTCGAACAGATGTTGGCTGGGGCCGGTGCCTCCATCGCCTCGATGGCGTCCTCGGAAATCTACAACGCCATGCAAACCGGCGTTCTGCAGGCTGCTAATACCTCGTCATCGTCCTTCGTGTCCTACCGGATCTACGAACAGGTCAGCTGCTACACCCCGGCGGGCGACGTAGCCCTGTGGTTCATGTATCAGCCTCTGTTGATGAACAAGAGCACCTTTGAGGGTCTGAGCGAAGCACAGCAAAACGCGCTGCTGGCCGCTGCCGAAAAGGCCGAAGCCTATTACCTGGAAGAAGCCAAGAAACAGGACGCCGCCTCGGCCAAGGTCTTTGCCGACGCCGGTGTGGAAATCGCCCAGATGAGCGCCGATGACTTCGACGCATGGCGCAAGCTGGCCATGGAAACCTCCTACAAGAAATTTGTGGATGAGGTTTCGGACGGTCAGGCGCTTCTCGATCTGGCGCTCGCAGTCGAGTGA
- a CDS encoding malonyl-CoA decarboxylase — MTLLADLLSTVFERRYRWSGAAGQDNRPIAELAEDLVGSAGETSELMLAREVISGFEQLEDADKLAFFTHIATKLNIDPEAVRSGLDAYEQSPSKATYRAFMAAVEPRRQELIRRLNRVPGATGALVRMRADLLRLGRGIPELEALDQDFRHLFASWFNRGFLVLRPINWQSPANILEKIIAYEAVHAIHSWDDLRRRLQPADRRCFAFFHPAMPDEPLIFVEVALTKGTPGSIQALLAEDRTPMTADEADTAVFYSISNCQSGLASISFGNSLIKQVAADLAAELAGLKTFVTLSPIPGLAGWIEKEGFDWDPTDADRMKSDAAHYLLNAKGRGGLPFDPVARFHLGNGAIVHAVHADADTSDKGRAQSGGAMVNYLYDLKKVAQNHEQFATTQKVAATAEVRALAAASKLQKTEES; from the coding sequence GTGACCCTTCTCGCAGATCTTCTTTCCACCGTCTTTGAACGCCGCTACCGCTGGTCGGGCGCGGCGGGACAGGACAACCGGCCCATCGCCGAACTGGCCGAAGATCTGGTTGGATCGGCAGGCGAGACGTCTGAGCTGATGCTGGCGCGCGAGGTGATTTCGGGGTTCGAGCAACTGGAGGACGCGGACAAACTGGCGTTCTTCACCCATATCGCCACCAAGCTGAACATCGACCCCGAGGCGGTGCGCAGCGGGTTGGATGCCTATGAGCAAAGCCCGTCAAAGGCGACCTACCGCGCCTTCATGGCTGCGGTCGAACCCAGGCGGCAGGAGTTGATCCGCCGCCTGAACCGGGTGCCGGGCGCCACCGGTGCGCTGGTGCGGATGCGCGCGGATCTGTTGCGCCTTGGGCGGGGCATTCCCGAACTTGAAGCACTGGATCAGGATTTCCGGCATCTCTTTGCCTCCTGGTTTAACCGAGGCTTTCTGGTGCTGCGCCCGATCAACTGGCAAAGCCCGGCGAACATTCTGGAGAAGATCATCGCCTACGAGGCCGTGCACGCCATTCACAGCTGGGACGATCTGCGCCGCAGGCTGCAACCGGCGGACCGGCGCTGTTTTGCCTTTTTCCACCCTGCGATGCCGGATGAGCCGCTGATCTTTGTCGAGGTGGCGCTGACCAAGGGCACACCGGGATCCATTCAGGCGCTTTTGGCCGAGGATCGCACCCCCATGACGGCGGACGAAGCTGATACGGCGGTTTTTTACTCGATCTCCAACTGCCAGTCGGGGCTGGCCAGTATTTCCTTTGGCAACTCCCTGATCAAACAGGTGGCTGCTGATCTGGCGGCGGAACTGGCGGGGCTCAAAACCTTTGTTACCCTCTCCCCCATTCCGGGGCTTGCGGGCTGGATCGAAAAGGAAGGTTTTGATTGGGATCCAACCGATGCGGACCGGATGAAATCGGACGCCGCCCATTATCTGCTTAACGCCAAAGGGCGCGGTGGCCTGCCCTTTGATCCCGTCGCACGGTTTCATCTGGGCAACGGCGCCATTGTCCATGCGGTGCACGCCGATGCGGATACCTCGGACAAGGGGCGTGCCCAGTCCGGCGGCGCGATGGTCAACTACCTGTATGACCTGAAGAAAGTTGCCCAGAACCACGAACAATTCGCCACCACCCAAAAGGTGGCCGCAACGGCAGAGGTGCGCGCCCTCGCCGCCGCATCAAAGCTGCAAAAAACAGAAGAAAGTTAG
- the maiA gene encoding maleylacetoacetate isomerase translates to MTDVVLFDYWRSSASYRLRIALNLAGIEYQSIPVDLVKGEQRSPEHLARNPQGFVPVLEIDGLRLTQSLAILDYLDQTRELNLLPNAPAERAKALALAQSIAVDLHPVCNLAVARHATQLSGGREDMPKAWMQHFIRPGLQAFEALLSGFEQAPYCTGDAPGLADICLMPQVYNARRWEADISDMPRLLAVEEACAQHPAFAAAHPDAVQPTA, encoded by the coding sequence ATGACGGATGTGGTGCTTTTTGATTACTGGCGGTCGTCGGCCAGCTACCGGCTGCGCATCGCGCTGAACCTTGCCGGGATCGAATACCAGTCCATCCCTGTCGATCTGGTAAAGGGAGAGCAACGCAGCCCCGAACATCTGGCGCGCAACCCGCAGGGCTTTGTGCCGGTGCTGGAGATCGACGGGCTGCGGCTGACGCAATCCTTGGCAATCCTGGATTATCTGGACCAGACCCGCGAGTTGAACCTCCTCCCCAATGCCCCGGCAGAGCGTGCCAAGGCGCTGGCGCTGGCGCAATCCATCGCGGTGGACCTGCACCCGGTCTGCAACCTCGCCGTTGCCCGCCATGCCACGCAGCTCAGCGGCGGACGCGAGGATATGCCCAAGGCCTGGATGCAGCATTTCATCCGCCCCGGATTGCAGGCGTTCGAGGCGCTGCTGTCGGGGTTTGAACAGGCCCCCTATTGCACTGGTGATGCGCCGGGGCTGGCTGATATCTGCCTGATGCCGCAGGTCTACAATGCCCGCCGCTGGGAAGCGGATATCTCGGACATGCCACGCCTTTTGGCGGTCGAGGAAGCCTGCGCCCAGCATCCAGCCTTTGCTGCCGCCCACCCGGACGCGGTGCAACCCACCGCTTGA
- the speB gene encoding agmatinase yields MSKHGYDSGRLNLPFVGICTFGKYPYVEDWDAIDADAAVLGAPFDFGAQWRSGARMGPRAIREASTLFSFGHAGAYDFEDDITYLDPAKVTIVDIGDADIIHTDTLQSHANIEYGVRKILKAGALPVVLGGDHSVNIPCINAFDDQEPIHVVQIDAHLDFVDERHGVRYGHGNPMRRAAEKPYVTGLTQIGIRNVSSTAKDGYDAARSMGSDIQSVRHVRKMGTEALINRIPQGERYYLTVDIDAFDPSIAPGTGTPSHGGFLYYEVLEIIDALAQRGDIVGLDLVEVAPDYDTTGCTSILAAQLLMNTIGRILHHRD; encoded by the coding sequence ATGAGCAAACACGGATATGACAGCGGGCGGCTGAACCTGCCTTTCGTCGGCATCTGCACCTTTGGCAAATACCCTTACGTGGAAGACTGGGACGCCATCGATGCGGATGCGGCCGTTCTGGGGGCGCCGTTCGATTTCGGTGCCCAGTGGCGGTCGGGTGCACGCATGGGGCCGCGCGCCATCCGCGAAGCCTCGACCCTGTTCAGCTTTGGTCATGCGGGCGCCTATGATTTCGAGGATGACATCACCTATCTGGACCCGGCCAAGGTGACCATCGTAGACATTGGCGATGCGGATATCATCCATACCGATACCCTGCAGAGCCACGCCAATATCGAATACGGCGTGCGTAAGATCCTGAAGGCCGGTGCCCTGCCGGTGGTGCTGGGCGGCGATCACTCGGTGAATATCCCCTGCATCAACGCCTTTGACGATCAGGAGCCGATCCACGTGGTGCAGATCGACGCGCATCTCGATTTCGTCGACGAGCGTCACGGGGTACGCTATGGCCATGGCAACCCGATGCGCCGCGCCGCTGAAAAACCCTATGTCACCGGGCTGACCCAGATCGGCATCCGCAACGTCTCCTCCACCGCCAAGGACGGCTATGATGCCGCCCGCTCAATGGGGTCGGACATCCAGTCGGTCCGCCATGTGCGCAAGATGGGCACCGAGGCGCTGATCAACCGCATCCCGCAAGGAGAGCGCTATTATCTGACGGTAGATATCGACGCCTTCGACCCCTCAATCGCACCGGGCACCGGCACTCCCAGCCACGGCGGGTTTCTCTATTACGAGGTGTTGGAGATCATCGACGCGCTGGCGCAGCGGGGCGATATCGTCGGGCTTGATCTGGTGGAGGTGGCGCCGGATTACGATACCACCGGCTGCACATCCATTTTGGCGGCGCAACTGCTGATGAACACCATCGGGCGCATCCTGCACCACCGCGATTGA
- a CDS encoding VOC family protein, with the protein MKIEKIHHVAYRCKDAKETVEWYNKMLKMDFVLAIAEDHVPSTHEPDPYMHVFMDAGDGNVLAFFELPTKPEMGRDPNTPEWVQHIAFKVKDRDTLIEFKDHLETNGVEVLGVTDHSIFHSIYFFDPNGHRVELACPDPKEEALLEKLDAVKWEMLEEWSKTKKAPKHADWLHAKELSNV; encoded by the coding sequence GTGAAAATCGAGAAAATCCACCACGTCGCCTATCGGTGCAAGGACGCCAAGGAAACGGTGGAGTGGTACAACAAGATGCTGAAGATGGACTTTGTCCTGGCCATAGCCGAGGATCACGTCCCGTCAACCCATGAACCCGACCCTTACATGCATGTCTTCATGGATGCGGGCGACGGCAATGTCCTGGCCTTTTTCGAATTGCCGACCAAGCCGGAAATGGGCCGTGACCCCAACACGCCGGAATGGGTGCAGCACATCGCCTTCAAGGTGAAGGACCGCGACACGCTGATCGAATTCAAGGACCATCTTGAAACCAACGGTGTCGAGGTGCTGGGTGTGACGGATCATTCGATCTTCCACTCGATCTATTTCTTCGACCCGAACGGCCACCGGGTGGAACTGGCCTGCCCAGATCCCAAGGAAGAGGCGCTGCTGGAAAAACTGGACGCCGTGAAATGGGAGATGCTGGAGGAATGGTCAAAGACCAAGAAGGCGCCCAAACACGCAGACTGGCTGCACGCCAAGGAACTGAGTAACGTCTGA
- a CDS encoding FAD-dependent oxidoreductase, with protein sequence MNKIFEVPLYPYERHADQDAPAPVRRKVVIIGAGPVGLAAAIDLAQQGIEAVILDDNDKVSFGSRAICFAKRPLEILDRLGCGQPMVDKGVQWNIGKVFFDDRQVYDFNLLPEEGHQRPAFINLQQYYFEEYLVNRVKELQAEGAPIEIRGRNKVSAIGTHPDHVTLEIDTPEGSYNIEADWLIACDGAGSPTRQMLGLDFVGRVFEDNFLIADVIMEADFPTERWFWFDPPFNKGQSALLHKQPDGVWRIDLQLGWDIDKEREKRPENVIPRLKEMLGEDVKFELEWVSIYTFQCRRMENFRHGRVLFAGDAAHQVSPFGARGANSGLQDTDNLCWKLKLVMEGKAPESLLDSYDQERVYGADENILNSSRSTDFITPKSEMSRVLRDAVLDLSEHFEFARPLVNSGRLSVPCTYDGSHLNSADALPNGPERTRPGSPCPDAPLGGEFLLPKLADKFTLLTIDAEAPDMIEEDGIEVTRLALSVKDDRTLALKERYLGDNASGVYLIRPDQHVAARRPSYDDNQFRAAIRRAVGKE encoded by the coding sequence ATGAACAAGATCTTTGAAGTGCCCCTGTACCCGTATGAACGCCATGCGGATCAGGACGCCCCGGCGCCGGTGCGGCGCAAGGTGGTGATCATTGGCGCAGGCCCGGTCGGCCTTGCCGCCGCCATCGACCTGGCCCAGCAGGGCATCGAGGCGGTGATCCTGGATGATAACGACAAGGTCAGCTTCGGCTCGCGCGCGATCTGTTTCGCCAAGCGCCCGCTGGAGATCCTTGACCGCCTGGGCTGCGGTCAGCCGATGGTGGACAAGGGCGTGCAGTGGAACATCGGCAAGGTCTTCTTCGATGATCGTCAGGTCTATGACTTCAACCTGCTGCCCGAAGAGGGCCACCAGCGCCCGGCCTTCATCAACTTGCAACAGTATTACTTCGAAGAATACCTGGTGAACCGGGTCAAGGAGCTGCAAGCGGAAGGCGCCCCGATCGAGATCCGCGGCCGCAACAAAGTCTCTGCCATCGGCACCCACCCCGATCACGTGACGCTGGAAATCGATACGCCCGAAGGGTCTTACAATATCGAGGCAGACTGGCTGATCGCCTGCGATGGCGCCGGCTCTCCAACCCGGCAAATGCTGGGGCTCGATTTCGTGGGCCGCGTGTTCGAGGACAACTTCCTGATCGCCGATGTGATCATGGAGGCCGACTTCCCCACCGAACGCTGGTTCTGGTTCGACCCGCCCTTCAACAAGGGCCAGTCGGCGCTGTTGCACAAACAGCCTGATGGCGTCTGGCGCATCGACCTGCAGCTGGGCTGGGACATCGACAAGGAGCGCGAGAAACGCCCCGAGAACGTCATTCCCCGCCTCAAGGAAATGCTGGGCGAGGATGTGAAATTCGAACTGGAATGGGTGTCGATCTACACCTTCCAGTGCCGCCGCATGGAGAACTTCCGCCATGGCCGCGTGTTGTTTGCGGGCGATGCAGCGCATCAGGTCTCTCCCTTTGGGGCGCGCGGTGCGAACTCGGGTCTGCAGGACACCGATAACCTGTGCTGGAAACTGAAACTGGTGATGGAGGGCAAGGCCCCCGAAAGCCTGCTCGACAGCTACGATCAGGAACGGGTCTATGGCGCCGATGAGAATATCCTGAACTCCAGCCGCTCCACCGATTTCATTACCCCGAAGTCGGAAATGTCCCGCGTGCTGCGCGATGCGGTTCTGGACCTCAGCGAACATTTCGAATTCGCCCGCCCGCTGGTGAACTCGGGCCGCCTGTCGGTGCCTTGTACGTATGACGGATCGCACCTGAATTCCGCCGATGCGCTGCCCAATGGGCCGGAGCGCACCCGTCCCGGATCGCCCTGCCCCGATGCGCCGCTTGGTGGTGAGTTCCTGCTGCCGAAACTGGCGGACAAGTTCACTCTGCTGACCATCGACGCCGAGGCCCCCGACATGATCGAGGAAGACGGTATCGAAGTCACCCGGCTGGCGCTGTCGGTCAAGGACGACCGCACCCTCGCCCTGAAGGAACGTTACCTCGGCGACAATGCCAGCGGCGTTTACCTGATCCGCCCGGATCAGCACGTGGCCGCCCGCCGCCCCTCCTATGACGACAACCAGTTCCGCGCCGCCATCCGCCGCGCCGTGGGCAAGGAGTAA
- a CDS encoding DUF2783 domain-containing protein, giving the protein MSDQLILTPNIDGADDFYADLLAAHEGLSKADSDALNARLVLVLSNHIGKRAILKQALAAAALQPSEESK; this is encoded by the coding sequence ATGTCCGACCAACTGATCCTGACCCCGAACATCGACGGCGCCGACGATTTCTACGCCGATCTTCTGGCCGCACACGAGGGCCTTTCCAAGGCCGACAGCGACGCGCTCAATGCGCGGCTGGTGCTGGTCCTGTCCAACCACATTGGGAAACGCGCGATCCTGAAACAGGCGTTGGCTGCCGCCGCGCTTCAGCCTTCGGAGGAGAGCAAGTGA
- a CDS encoding malonate--CoA ligase yields MANPLYDGLFGAHAGKSTPFLYLPDGQVVSHQAFLEMAAQIAHVLTGKGLQPGDRVAVQVEKSPEALALYAACAQAGLVFLPLNTAYTADELSYFIENSGASVVVCDTGKEATVAPITKPLGAALETLNADGSGTLMDQAAAMPTSYDTVDRESEDLAAFLYTSGTTGRSKGAMLTQNNLLSNAETLAAEWRFTPDDVLLHALPIFHTHGLFVASNVTLLAGGAMIFLPKFDLDAVIENLPRATTMMGVPTFYTRLLGDARFTGDLTRHMRLFVSGSAPLLAETHVQFEERTGHRILERYGMTETNMNTSNPYEGERRAGTVGFPLPGVELKITNPASGAPLPAGEVGQIEVRGPNVFKGYWQMPEKTAAELRSDGFFITGDLGMVDADGYVHIVGRNKDLIISGGYNIYPKEIELVLDEQPGVLESAVIGVPHPDFGETVLGVLVPAPGETPDTDAIMDAVRDVLARFKHPRKLVVLDELPRNTMGKVQKNILREQYQDAFKVS; encoded by the coding sequence ATGGCAAATCCTCTTTATGACGGGCTGTTTGGTGCCCATGCCGGAAAATCCACCCCGTTTCTGTATTTGCCCGACGGGCAGGTGGTCAGCCATCAGGCATTTCTTGAGATGGCCGCGCAGATCGCCCATGTCCTGACCGGCAAAGGGCTGCAACCCGGCGACCGCGTTGCCGTTCAGGTGGAAAAATCCCCGGAGGCGCTGGCCCTATATGCGGCCTGTGCGCAGGCCGGTCTGGTGTTCCTGCCGCTCAACACGGCTTATACGGCGGATGAGCTGTCCTATTTCATCGAAAACAGCGGCGCCTCGGTCGTGGTCTGCGATACCGGGAAGGAGGCGACCGTCGCCCCCATCACCAAACCTCTCGGCGCGGCGCTGGAGACACTGAACGCAGATGGCTCTGGCACCCTGATGGACCAGGCGGCGGCGATGCCGACTTCCTATGACACGGTCGACCGGGAAAGCGAGGATCTGGCGGCCTTCCTTTATACCTCTGGCACCACGGGGCGTTCCAAAGGGGCGATGCTGACGCAGAACAACCTGCTGTCAAACGCGGAAACGCTGGCGGCCGAGTGGCGGTTCACCCCGGATGATGTGCTGCTGCACGCGCTGCCGATCTTTCATACCCACGGGCTGTTTGTCGCCAGCAATGTGACGCTGCTGGCGGGGGGCGCGATGATCTTCCTGCCGAAATTCGATCTGGATGCGGTGATCGAGAACCTGCCGCGCGCGACCACGATGATGGGGGTGCCAACCTTCTATACCCGGCTTCTGGGAGATGCGCGGTTCACCGGAGATCTGACCCGGCATATGCGGCTGTTCGTGTCCGGCTCCGCGCCCTTGCTGGCGGAGACCCACGTGCAATTCGAAGAACGCACCGGCCACCGTATTCTTGAACGCTATGGCATGACTGAAACCAACATGAACACCTCCAACCCCTATGAAGGCGAGCGCCGCGCGGGCACCGTCGGCTTCCCGCTGCCGGGGGTGGAGCTGAAGATCACCAATCCGGCGTCGGGCGCCCCCCTGCCCGCAGGCGAGGTTGGCCAGATCGAGGTGCGCGGTCCCAACGTCTTCAAGGGCTACTGGCAGATGCCAGAGAAGACAGCAGCCGAATTGCGCAGCGATGGGTTCTTCATCACCGGGGATCTCGGGATGGTGGACGCGGATGGCTATGTCCATATCGTCGGCCGCAACAAGGACCTGATCATCTCGGGCGGATACAACATCTACCCCAAGGAAATCGAACTGGTGCTGGATGAACAGCCCGGCGTGCTGGAAAGCGCGGTGATCGGCGTACCGCACCCGGATTTCGGCGAAACCGTGCTGGGCGTTCTGGTCCCGGCGCCGGGCGAAACCCCCGACACGGATGCGATCATGGACGCGGTGCGTGACGTTCTGGCCCGGTTCAAACACCCGCGCAAACTGGTGGTGCTGGATGAGTTGCCCCGAAATACCATGGGCAAGGTGCAGAAAAACATCCTGAGAGAGCAGTACCAGGACGCCTTCAAGGTTTCCTGA
- a CDS encoding GntR family transcriptional regulator, which yields MGQRRADSIAEELEELIFDGTFADGDRLDEVRLAEQFGVSRTPLREAFQRLALSGLVQLIPRRGAFVRQPGPVELMEMFEVMAELEAVCGRLAAKRISDQALDELNDANAKCQAAVDAQDSDAYYVENERFHRILYRESGNGFLEQEACKLHKRLKPFRRQQLRFRGRLAQSMDEHKAVVQALVRGDGEAAANALRDHVAVQGEKFHTLMASLKSAAE from the coding sequence ATGGGGCAACGTCGTGCAGATAGTATCGCTGAAGAGCTGGAAGAGCTGATCTTTGACGGCACATTTGCGGATGGCGACCGCTTGGACGAGGTGCGCCTGGCCGAACAGTTCGGCGTTTCACGCACGCCGCTTCGTGAGGCATTTCAGCGGCTTGCGCTCTCTGGTCTGGTACAGCTGATCCCGCGACGCGGCGCCTTTGTACGTCAGCCCGGCCCGGTCGAACTGATGGAAATGTTCGAAGTCATGGCCGAGCTGGAAGCGGTCTGTGGACGGCTGGCGGCCAAGCGGATTTCGGATCAGGCGCTGGATGAGTTGAACGATGCCAATGCTAAATGCCAGGCAGCGGTCGATGCACAGGATTCGGATGCCTATTACGTGGAGAACGAGCGTTTCCACCGCATCCTCTACCGCGAATCCGGCAATGGGTTTCTGGAGCAGGAAGCCTGCAAGTTGCACAAACGCCTGAAGCCCTTTCGCCGCCAGCAGCTGCGGTTTCGCGGGCGTCTGGCGCAGTCCATGGATGAACACAAGGCCGTGGTGCAGGCGCTGGTCCGGGGCGACGGCGAAGCCGCTGCCAACGCCCTACGCGATCACGTCGCGGTGCAGGGCGAGAAGTTCCACACTCTGATGGCCAGCCTCAAAAGCGCCGCAGAATAA